One segment of Gopherus flavomarginatus isolate rGopFla2 chromosome 8, rGopFla2.mat.asm, whole genome shotgun sequence DNA contains the following:
- the LOC127056872 gene encoding galactose-3-O-sulfotransferase 2-like yields the protein MELVFSPKTDKKYDMYRGHSRLLGLVTLWLGVIFLAGFFHTNVKITSSYRMWRFSTKHLRPSYPQTNVMFLKTHKTASSTVMNILFRFAEKHNLTLALPAGQNYHLGYPHRFMAQFVEGFKTMGQSYNIMCNHMRFNLPEVQKVMPNTTTYFSIMRNPISLMESSYAYNKFFTPAFRRSKDVNEFLASPWTYYNMSECTNNVHARNYMWFDFGYDNNAMDTEDYVQRVLAEIEQAFQLMLLTDYFDESMVLLKETLGWELDDVVYFKLNSRSQDSIKSMTPESKEKVKEWCSLDWKLYQHFNRTFWGRIQETIGLEKLDQEVNLLRMRQKELMELCLLDPMPVDKTKIKDKKLQPFQSGRANILGYNLKEDMANETLRTCLRLITPELQYMSYLYAHQFPEKKRKSTAFSLWRR from the exons GCATTCCAGACTCCTGGGGCTTGTtactctttggctgggagtcatCTTTCTAGCTGGGTTCTTCCATACGAATGTAAAGATCACCTC TTCCTACAGAATGTGGAGGTTTTCCACCAAGCACCTGAGACCCAGTTACCCCCAGACGAACGTGATGTTTCTCAAGACCCACAAAACTGCCAGCAGCACAGTCATGAACATCCTATTTCGGTTTGCAGAGAAGCACAATTTGACCTTAGCCCTTCCTGCTGGCCAAAACTACCACCTGGGCTATCCTCATCGCTTCATGGCCCAGTTTGTAGAGGGATTTAAAACCATGGGACAAAGCTACAACATCATGTGCAACCACATGAGATTTAACCTCCCAGAG GTCCAAAAAGTAATGCCAAACACTACCACCTACTTTTCCATCATGAGAAACCCAATTTCACTTATGGAGTCCTCCTATGCCTATAATAAATTTTTTACACCAGCATTTAGAAGGTCAAAGGATGTGAATGAGTTTCTGGCCTCTCCATGGACATATTACAATATGAGTGAATGCACAAATAATGTTCATGCGAGGAACTACATGTGGTTTGACTTTGGCTATGATAACAATGCAATGGACACTGAAGACTATGTGCAGCGTGTCCTAGCGGAGATTGAACAGGCTTTTCAGCTGATGCTGCTAACTGATTACTTTGATGAGTCCATGGTCCTGCTGAAGGAGACTTTGGGCTGGGAGCTGGATGATGTGGTTTACTTCAAGCTGAATTCCCGAAGCCAGGACTCTATCAAAAGCATGACCCCTGAGAGCaaggaaaaggtaaaagaatgGTGCTCATTGGACTGGAAGCTCTACCAACACTTCAACAGGACCTTCTGGGGGAGAATTCAGGAGACAATAGGACTAGAAAAATTGGATCAGGAGGTGAATCTCCTGAGAATGAGACAAAAGGAACTTATGGAGCTGTGTCTCTTGGACCCAATGCCGGTAGATAAGACCAAGATCAAAGACAAAAAACTTCAGCCCTTCCAGTCAGGGCGTGCAAATATTCTGGGCTATAATCTTAAAGAAGACATGGCTAATGAGACTCTGAGAACCTGCCTGAGACTGATCACACCTGAGCTTCAGTATATGTCATATCTGTATGCTCATCAGTTCCcagagaagaagaggaagagcacAGCCTTTTCCTTGTGGCGGAGGTGA